A genomic stretch from Brucella sp. BE17 includes:
- a CDS encoding (2Fe-2S)-binding protein, translated as MSIEKRPLSLTVNGTAIGPVDVPLGLPMIDFLHEYLDLTGTHFGCGQGICHACTVIELQADGSKTESRTCIYDAHFFNGKSIQTIEGHAEQDKAGNIVNLTPIQQAFIDRFSFQCGYCTPGFVAGATVFIEGLKKKPVNRVDLEGAIEDALDIHICRCTGYVRYYEAIRDVALATPGCVID; from the coding sequence ATGAGTATAGAAAAGCGACCGCTCTCGCTTACCGTCAATGGGACTGCAATCGGCCCGGTCGATGTGCCGCTCGGCTTGCCGATGATCGATTTCCTGCACGAATATCTTGATCTGACTGGCACGCATTTTGGTTGCGGACAGGGCATCTGCCACGCCTGCACGGTGATCGAACTCCAAGCGGATGGTAGCAAGACAGAAAGCCGAACTTGCATTTATGACGCCCATTTCTTCAATGGAAAGTCTATTCAGACCATCGAAGGCCACGCAGAACAGGACAAGGCGGGAAATATCGTCAATCTCACCCCGATTCAGCAAGCCTTTATCGATCGTTTTTCGTTCCAGTGCGGCTATTGCACACCAGGTTTTGTCGCCGGGGCAACAGTTTTTATCGAAGGGCTGAAGAAGAAGCCCGTCAATCGCGTTGATCTCGAAGGGGCTATCGAGGACGCACTGGATATCCATATCTGCCGCTGCACTGGTTATGTGCGCTATTATGAAGCCATCCGCGATGTTGCTCTGGCAACGCCCGGCTGTGTCATCGACTGA
- a CDS encoding c-type cytochrome codes for MMRNRKTRKIILTVLALVIVGGLTVLSGVLRPSAVSKDVSQPLSADEMQRLIPRGRELAQAADCFGCHSLPQGPMAAGGVPIATPFGTLHSTNITPDPEHGIGKYSRADFHRVLKDGIAPGNRNLYPAMPFIFTQVTTPEDIDALYAYMISIPPMAVANKGNGGVFELPVRPFVNFWSLVNFSKRAAPHNDQRSPEWNRGAYLVEGLAHCGACHTPLNAMMAPDFSRNLQGGRLEGMVVPDITQPTLNRQGFDVRALSQYLKTGIAPQGTSFAEMNTVTHFSTSVMNDADIKAVATYLLTDQDGNIPDPKPAPEPLAHAVNPERGSDMDKGRLAYISGCAGCHGLKGEGIPNVAPAMKGNGVVALAKPDTLVSAIVNGVQTQSFTNGQRMYAMPSFADQMDDAQIAALATWMRAQWGGQDDPVTVDQVKVLTRDR; via the coding sequence ATGATGAGAAATAGAAAAACGCGCAAAATCATTCTGACTGTTCTGGCGCTTGTGATCGTTGGCGGATTGACGGTGCTGTCGGGCGTGTTGCGCCCTTCCGCCGTCAGCAAGGATGTGAGCCAGCCCCTGTCGGCAGATGAGATGCAAAGGCTGATCCCAAGAGGGCGCGAACTGGCGCAAGCAGCCGACTGTTTCGGCTGTCATTCTTTGCCGCAAGGTCCGATGGCTGCGGGCGGAGTGCCGATTGCAACGCCGTTCGGCACTCTGCACTCGACCAATATCACGCCTGATCCTGAGCATGGTATCGGCAAATATAGCCGCGCAGATTTTCACCGCGTCTTGAAGGATGGTATAGCACCGGGCAATCGCAATCTTTATCCGGCGATGCCATTTATCTTCACGCAAGTCACCACGCCGGAAGATATCGACGCTCTTTATGCCTATATGATTAGCATTCCGCCGATGGCGGTGGCCAACAAGGGCAATGGCGGCGTTTTCGAATTGCCGGTGCGCCCCTTCGTGAATTTCTGGTCGCTCGTCAATTTCTCAAAACGTGCAGCACCGCATAATGATCAACGTTCGCCGGAATGGAACCGTGGTGCCTATCTGGTTGAGGGGCTTGCGCATTGCGGTGCCTGTCATACGCCGCTCAATGCGATGATGGCGCCCGACTTTTCCCGTAATCTTCAGGGCGGCAGACTCGAAGGCATGGTTGTGCCCGACATTACCCAGCCGACACTGAACCGGCAGGGATTTGATGTGCGTGCGCTCAGCCAATATCTCAAAACCGGCATCGCACCGCAGGGAACCTCCTTTGCGGAGATGAACACGGTGACGCATTTTTCCACCAGCGTCATGAACGATGCCGATATAAAGGCGGTTGCCACCTATCTCCTGACCGATCAGGACGGCAATATTCCTGATCCAAAGCCCGCGCCGGAACCTCTGGCCCATGCCGTCAATCCCGAACGTGGCAGCGACATGGACAAGGGACGATTGGCGTATATTTCCGGCTGCGCAGGTTGTCATGGCCTCAAGGGTGAAGGCATCCCCAATGTCGCGCCCGCTATGAAAGGCAATGGCGTGGTAGCGCTCGCCAAACCCGATACACTGGTAAGCGCGATCGTCAACGGTGTGCAGACGCAAAGCTTCACTAACGGACAGCGCATGTATGCCATGCCATCTTTCGCCGACCAGATGGACGATGCGCAGATTGCCGCCCTTGCGACGTGGATGCGTGCGCAATGGGGCGGACAGGATGACCCCGTTACCGTGGATCAGGTGAAAGTGCTGACGCGCGACCGATAA